GATCATTTTTTTTAAATTTTTATAACAATATGTCAAATTACATTTTTTTACGAAGAAAAACCTCAGCAATGCTTATATCTTCAGGCGTAGTTATCTTTATATTTTGATAGCTACTTTCAACGATTTTAATAGGTATATCAGTACATGTTTCAACTACCATAGCATCGTCTGTAACTATAATATCTGTTCTCTTTAATATCTCTTGATACGCATCCATAAGTACCCTATAAGAGAATGCCTGTGGTGTTTGAACATTGTAGACATACTTTCTTTCTGGAGTCATCAATACTTCTTTATTGGAGTTCACAAGTTTTATCGTATCTTTTGATGGTACAGCAAGTATACATGCAAATGATTCTTTTACTTTCGCAACTATTTTTGATATAAGCTCAACTGTAATTAACGGCCTTGCTCCATCGTGTATTAAAACATATTTACTATCTGTTAATGCTTTCAATCCCTCAAATACGGACAAATAACGTTCCGATCCGCCAGTTACGATTTTAGTAACTTTATGAAAACCATATTTTTCTACAATTTCAGATTTACAGTACTCCTCTTCACCATTCCCAACCACTAATACCACTTCGTCTACAACACTATTTTCAAATGCATGCAGAGAATAATAAAGCATAGGTTTCCCCAATAACTCCATATATTGTTTTGGTGTAGTGGTATTCATTCTTGTTCCTTGACCAGCAGCAAGAATAATTGCACTTACTTTCTCATTTTTCATCATTGTCCCCATTTAACACAATATTTATTAATAAATCTCTTTTAATCTATCTTCTTAACATAATTACGTTTACACAATATAATTAATTTACCTTGAACATCAGCTTTTTTAAGGTTGTACAATATTTCATACAGACTTGAACAACAGCTTATTTTGTGTTGTTCCATATTTTATACAGCCTTAGACAACATCTATTTAACGTTGTTCCATATTTTATACACTCTTAGACAACATCTATTTTGCGTTGTTCCATATTTTATACACTCTTAGACAACATCTATTTTGCGTTGTTCCATATTTTATACACTCTTAGACAACATCTATTTTGCGTTGTTCCATATTTTATACACTCTTAGACAACGTCTAT
The Clostridium sp. Marseille-P299 genome window above contains:
- the ispD gene encoding 2-C-methyl-D-erythritol 4-phosphate cytidylyltransferase, whose product is MKNEKVSAIILAAGQGTRMNTTTPKQYMELLGKPMLYYSLHAFENSVVDEVVLVVGNGEEEYCKSEIVEKYGFHKVTKIVTGGSERYLSVFEGLKALTDSKYVLIHDGARPLITVELISKIVAKVKESFACILAVPSKDTIKLVNSNKEVLMTPERKYVYNVQTPQAFSYRVLMDAYQEILKRTDIIVTDDAMVVETCTDIPIKIVESSYQNIKITTPEDISIAEVFLRKKM